A genomic region of Seriola aureovittata isolate HTS-2021-v1 ecotype China chromosome 21, ASM2101889v1, whole genome shotgun sequence contains the following coding sequences:
- the tefa gene encoding TEF transcription factor, PAR bZIP family member a isoform X2, with protein MTTEIPEIFRSLLEHPFTLPNFDENDTDKEKLCLGENAELGGGGSDMGPSAALTPAIWEKTIPYDGENFHLEYMDLEEFLMENGIPTSLDEDSLKSITEGGATKTEKTKVALSAKTKVTRPANVSPVALLPIQELDRCEEEVVIITKSDSDIICDVTAEVTTEEDRASPEPIDPDEIEVEINYEPDPTDLVLSSVPGGELFDPRKHKFTEDELKPQPMIKKAKKVFVPDEQKDDKYWQRRKKNNVAAKRSRDARRLKENQITVRAAFLERENAVLRSEVAELRKECGRFKNVVGRYEAKFGSIAMPEDQ; from the exons atgactacaGAGATCCCGGAGATTTTCAGGTCTCTTCTTGAGCATCCATTTACTCTCCCGAACTTTGACGAAAATG acACTGACAAGGAAAAGCTGTGTCTGGGAGAAAATGCCGAGCTGGGGGGAGGAGGAAGCGATATGGGTCCTTCAGCCGCCCTGACTCCTGCTATCTGGGAGAAGACCATTCCCTACGATGGTGAGAACTTCCACCTGGAGTACATGGACCTGGAGGAGTTCCTTATGGAGAACGGCATCCCCACCTCGCTTGACGAGGACTCCCTAAAGAGCATAACAGAAGGCGGCGCCACCAAGACAGAGAAAACTAAGGTTGCTCTCTCTGCAAAGACAAAGGTGACCAGGCCAGCAAATGTGTCCCCAGTGGCCCTGCTGCCCATTCAGGAGTTGGACCGGTGTGAGGAGGAAGTGGTGATCATCACCAAGAGTGACTCTGATATCATCTGTGATGTTACTGCAG AGGTGACCACTGAAGAGGACAGAGCGTCCCCCGAGCCCATCGACCCTGATGAGATTGAGGTTGAGATCAACTACGAGCCTGATCCCACAGACCTGGTCCTGTCAAGTGTGCCTGGGGGCGAACTGTTTGACCCACGCAAACACAAGTTCACTGAAGATGAGCTCAAACCACAACCTATGATCAAGAAGGCCAAGAAGGTGTTTGTGCCTGATGAACAGAAG GATGATAAGTActggcagaggaggaagaagaacaacGTAGCTGCCAAACGCTCACGTGACGCCCGCAGGTTAAAGGAGAACCAGATCACCGTCCGAGCAGCTTTCCTGGAGCGTGAGAATGCAGTGCTGCGGTCGGAGGTTGCAGAGTTACGAAAGGAGTGCGGCCGCTTCAAAAACGTTGTGGGTCGCTATGAAGCCAAATTTGGATCAAT TGCGATGCCGGAAGACCAATAG
- the tefa gene encoding TEF transcription factor, PAR bZIP family member a isoform X1, translated as MSGEPILITLETATGATSSFPVVLKKIMEMPPPNILDGEDDTDKEKLCLGENAELGGGGSDMGPSAALTPAIWEKTIPYDGENFHLEYMDLEEFLMENGIPTSLDEDSLKSITEGGATKTEKTKVALSAKTKVTRPANVSPVALLPIQELDRCEEEVVIITKSDSDIICDVTAEVTTEEDRASPEPIDPDEIEVEINYEPDPTDLVLSSVPGGELFDPRKHKFTEDELKPQPMIKKAKKVFVPDEQKDDKYWQRRKKNNVAAKRSRDARRLKENQITVRAAFLERENAVLRSEVAELRKECGRFKNVVGRYEAKFGSIAMPEDQ; from the exons ATGTCGGGAGAGCCAATTCTCATCACACTGGAAACGGCCACCGGGGCCACTAGCTCATTCCCGGTTGTTTTgaagaaaataatggaaatgcCTCCGCCGAATATACTGGACGGGGAGGACG acACTGACAAGGAAAAGCTGTGTCTGGGAGAAAATGCCGAGCTGGGGGGAGGAGGAAGCGATATGGGTCCTTCAGCCGCCCTGACTCCTGCTATCTGGGAGAAGACCATTCCCTACGATGGTGAGAACTTCCACCTGGAGTACATGGACCTGGAGGAGTTCCTTATGGAGAACGGCATCCCCACCTCGCTTGACGAGGACTCCCTAAAGAGCATAACAGAAGGCGGCGCCACCAAGACAGAGAAAACTAAGGTTGCTCTCTCTGCAAAGACAAAGGTGACCAGGCCAGCAAATGTGTCCCCAGTGGCCCTGCTGCCCATTCAGGAGTTGGACCGGTGTGAGGAGGAAGTGGTGATCATCACCAAGAGTGACTCTGATATCATCTGTGATGTTACTGCAG AGGTGACCACTGAAGAGGACAGAGCGTCCCCCGAGCCCATCGACCCTGATGAGATTGAGGTTGAGATCAACTACGAGCCTGATCCCACAGACCTGGTCCTGTCAAGTGTGCCTGGGGGCGAACTGTTTGACCCACGCAAACACAAGTTCACTGAAGATGAGCTCAAACCACAACCTATGATCAAGAAGGCCAAGAAGGTGTTTGTGCCTGATGAACAGAAG GATGATAAGTActggcagaggaggaagaagaacaacGTAGCTGCCAAACGCTCACGTGACGCCCGCAGGTTAAAGGAGAACCAGATCACCGTCCGAGCAGCTTTCCTGGAGCGTGAGAATGCAGTGCTGCGGTCGGAGGTTGCAGAGTTACGAAAGGAGTGCGGCCGCTTCAAAAACGTTGTGGGTCGCTATGAAGCCAAATTTGGATCAAT TGCGATGCCGGAAGACCAATAG